In Coregonus clupeaformis isolate EN_2021a chromosome 5, ASM2061545v1, whole genome shotgun sequence, the sequence CGCCTCGGTGAGGAGTGTGAGGGAGATTGTCCCCACGGTGAGGAAGGCCCTGGCCATCGCCCAGTCTGGAACTCCAGGCCCTGTGTTCATAGAGTTCCCCATTGACACACTCTACCCCTTCCACCTGGTGTCCAAAGAGTTCGGAGTGAAAAACCCTCCCAAGGGAATAATGGGGAAAGTTGTCACTTGGTAAGTAATCAGCAGGATTGTGCATGACCATACTTTCACACATCCCTTGTGATTTGTGAAAGTAACAGATGCTGTATATTTCCTTCCATAAGGTACCTCCACAATCACCTAAAGAACTTGTTTGCTGGGGCCTGGGAAACCAGAGACTTGTCACCTCTCCCTGTGCACATCCCTCATGCCACAGACAATCAGGCAAGACTAACTAACCCTTAGTCATTCTCTAACAACAGTGAGAAAGGCTTCATTTGGTAGAAGCCGTTAGTTCGTACTGTAACCAGTTACAGATTTCCAATAGACATGAAGGCATGTTTTTTATGTGACCCTTGTGGCTCAACCTCTAGTGATCTGTCATCAGGTACAAAAGTGTATAGAGCTGGTGAGCAGAGCCAAGAAGCCTGTTATCCTACTGGGGAGCCAGGCAACACTACCTCCAACACCTGCAGATGACATCAGGTATTTCAACAACCACATTTATATTACACAAGACATCATCAGACTTCTGGTCCATTCAATGCCATTTCATATAGTTGTCCTGTTACAGGGCGGCCCTGGAGTCCCTGGGTATCCCCTGCTTCCTGGGTGGAATGTCCCGTGGCATGCTGGGTAGGGACAGTCCCTTGCACATCAGGCAGAACAGGAGGGACGCCCTAAAGTACGCAGACCTTGTGCTGCTAGCAGGTGAGACACTAACAGCCAACTGTAAGTCTTGTCTCCATACAGTTGTTGTATCTTTGAGGCTTCTCTCACAGTGGTGGTATGTGTTGCAGGAACTGTATGTGACTTCCGATTAAGCTACGGCAGAGTTCTGAACAGGCACAGCAAGATCATTGCTGTCAACAGAGACAAGACTCAACTTCTGAAGAACTCTGACATGTTCTGGAAGCCCACTGTGGCCATTCAGGGTTGGTACAGCTGTCTGAATTGTCCAGAGTTCTGCCACTACCTGTTTGAGCTATTTGATCTTTTGGAGTCTCACATTTCTGTTTGTCTTTTAGGAGATGCAGGCTCCTTCCTACTCCGTCTCTCCAAAGGCCTCATGGGCCACAAATGTCCCGAGGATTGGCCACAGAGTCTCAAAGCAGGAGACGTCACCAAAGAGAAGGCTAATCGGTACACTTGTGGAATTAATTCAGCCAGTTGGGCAGAAAGCCAACAGTTGTTTTTTTTTGTATACTTAACCAATGACCTCCATGCAAATGACTACAGTCAGTACATCTAGTGCACCAAACACAGACAATACAAGGTGTGTTAGTTCCCTGTGAAAGTGTGTTTTGCTCTGTGTTTTCCGTGCAGGGGGAAGGCTGATGAGAAGACGGACCGCCACCTGAACCCCCTGAGTGTCCTGCACCGTGTCGATGAGCTGATGGCTGACGACAGCATCATAGTGGCGGATGGGGGCGACTTTGTGGGCAGTGCTGCCTACATCATGAGACCAAGGGGCCCACTCCGCTGGCTGGATCCAGGTCAGGATCCTCAGTGTtaggagtaaaaaaaaaatatatatatatatatagacaaaatatgttttgaaaTGTGTTATAGGATGTGGTCACTTGAGTAAGAGAGGTATTAACATGTACAATAAAACAAATAGGACTTGTTTATTGAATTTGAATCCGGGACGTTCTTGATGTCTTAATGGATGATAACCTGATGTTTTTTGTCATTCTAACAGGAGCATTTGGAACCCTTGGTGTTGGAGGAGGGTTTGCTCTGGGAGCCAAGCTGTGTCGACCTGAGTCAGAGGTACAGTAGAATACCAAGCAGGCTTTATCGATCACTGTTTTATAGGAGTTTAGGTTTGTTCATGTTGTGAAACACCATTTTTGGCTGAGTTTAGCTGACTAAGTTTCTCATTGAGGTGTGGATCATCTATGGCGATGGATCCCTTGGATACAGTGTTGCCGAATTTGACACTTTTACCAGACACAAGGTATAGTAATAACCAATTTACCATTCAGACCAACTTATCAACTAACTAATCATGCATTCAGACCAGTTAATCTgctttgtccctctctctcccagacgCCAGTAATTGCTCTGGTGGGGAACGATGCCTGTTGGAGCCAGATCTCCAGGGAGCAGGTTCCCATCCTGGGCAGCAATGTGGCCTGTGGCCTGGCCTTCACAGGTATTTATGTTGGCCTACTGTACCCCCACTGCCACCACACTGGGGATCTCTAGTGCCCATACTCACACATGCAATGTCTCTGTTAGCCCATGTCATCTGTTTGAATGTCATGTCACACATCCAACATGCTGTCTCTATTTTACTCTTCCCTAGATTACCACATAGTTGCAGATGGTTACGGAGGCAAGGGCACCGTCATTGGTCGCGAAGACGAGGACAAGCTGGATGACATCATAAAAGAGGCACAGAAGGAGACCCGAGAGGGGAGAGCCACACTACTCAATGTTCTCATAGGGAAGACCAACTTCAGAGAGGGCTCCATCTCTGTGTAGAgtagctcagacagacagacagacagacataccgaCCGCAACCCCTGGGGTCTCTGTCTGGGCCTGTGGGTCCTAAAACCTCCCCACCTTGCCTAGAAACCCAAATCTGTTCACATGCTGTGGAACAGTACATCTGCTGCATTTCTCTGGTGAAGAAGGGAAAAGATGAGTGTGAGGGACCTCAACAATTCAGGAACTCATTCTTCTCAACCTTTATCAGCCTTTATATCTGTTAAAATGAGTTTTGATTATGGACTTGAATGAATGAAACtgtttttgcttgtttttgcttgAGAGAACTTGACATGTATGCTTTGGAAAATGAACTACGGCTGGCTTTGCAGCTGTTATTATGTAGTAGGCCAGTATCCTTGCTGTATACACTTTTAACTAATTAATGTATATTGACTTCAGATAGCCTATTGATTTACTGAACTCTACCTTGAAGCTGGTCATTTATTTTGAAAAACAAAGAAAGTGAATTTTGGAATGACATGTCCTTCATAGGGATATTTATGAAAATGTGTATCATACACTAAACTACAAGCCGCAGCAGGATTTGTAGGGTTAACAACAAGGTAATAATACAATTGTAATAATACTGTAATCATTTAACTTAAAGGGTATAGAATTGATGATTAAATGCCTTTAATTCTTGAATGTATAGTAGGACTCCACAAATACATCAATCAACAGAATGGATACACAAATACAAGACGTTGATTCAGAAGTTATTTATATGCAGTAGTAGTGCCCTATGAAAGAGGAAGGAATTTAAACTGGAAGATGTTATCATATTTTACCATTTGGGTAGTGGTCATTATAATCTTAAGTAAATTATAACATTTTATTACACTCATACTATTTCAGGTTACACTATACTATTTCAGACTGACCTATTTTAAGGAATTCTGCATGATCCTGATCATGCAAATTGAAGTCCACCTTAAATTTGAATGTTTTGAGAATATTTGTAATATTATAATATTTTCTGTTTTGCTTTGGATTGAATCACTATGTACTATTCATCATGTTTGGGTCGTCGTAAGGAGAGGGATTGGAAGACACCTGCCCTAAATCTGGGTCTGAGAATCTGTCGCGCTGGCGTTTTGTATTTGATTATGTTTGATTATATAATATTTTATCTTATACGTAAACACAGTGATACTAGTATGCCTCTTTTCTTTTTCAGTGATGACCCAATGCATTTAGTCATCAGTCCTGGAATCAGAACGCCATGGGATTATAGGGACAGTTGTTATTTTTGCGTTGCAATAAAGACAAGAATGGAAATATATAGTGGGGGGTTTTCAGCGCTATTGAGTGGCGTCTTTGTGACACCAGATATATTGATTGTCTAATTCTGAGATTCTGACCATCGTTACGACAAGCGTGTGACTACACTATGCACTCCTTATCCTCTATCATTTACCTTGAACTTTTATCAACTTTGAGGTCAAGATTGTGTTGGCTGTAGGCAGAGCTACTGTACATTCAGATCTCTATATGTCTCTGGCTATATAGTCACAAACATGCTAGTCTTGCGTTACCATACTATCAAGTCTCGTTAAATGATTGTTCTACTGTGTTAATTTTCTATGACTGTTTTGGATAATAGGATATTATGGTTTGCTTTTAGATTCAGTGGTCATAGTCTACAAGTGTTACAGCCAGTGTATTACATATTAATAATACACTTCAGATCATCACACCCTAACCATTTACTTTGGTCCTATTGGTCGAAACAAACAATGAGCAGTTATAGGTCTGCTTGATGTATGATGAATGCTTGTTATTTGGCCAACAGTGGTCCTCTCCTTGCTCTTAACTCCTTTTCCTTTTATTTTCCAGCTGAATGTTCTCCTCTTTGAAGTGTTAATCCGTATCTCACAAAACTGCACCTGTAGACCTCTTTCTTATTCTCTACTTTTCCTGGGAGAGTTGAACCTCCTGTGTACCCTTCCATGGTGAGCAGTGCCCCTCCCGATTCTCTGGAGCTCCTGCAGTGCGAGAGCTAACAGCAGGGCTTGCAAAGACTTTTCTTGTGTTCTGGGTTGGTCCTGCTTTCATATTTCCTCAGGCAGTACTAATGGAATTGACTGATTTAATGCAGATTTCTTTAGTATTTTTGTCCTGAATGCTGTTATGTTTTTACAGCAGGATGACCTGTCTTGGTAACCTTTGGCCCACACCTTGTGGGTGCAATTCTCATAATTACCAGTAGATGGTGGACTCACCATTGTTGGTGTGTAGGACACGAGTACACTATTACCATAGCTACAACAATGAAActgatatttcaccggatgtttaaatgtgaagcatccggttggcgtttcctcTCACCACGAGAtagatgaaacatttgatctccatacagttttctgtttccaaaactagaatctgtaatAATCAGTGTGCACTAACTTTTGTAGACTTGACTTATCTAATTGTTTATAGAGATTTATTTGTTTAGGACGAGTGCACTAGTTAGTGGGTGTTTTCCTAATTAACAACGTCATGCATATTCAGTAGGGCACAAAtggtcctcgtcctcttcttgGCGGTAGCTACCTAGCTTGTCCCCGTAGATaaggaagctagctagctagctaattcacAACTCACAGAATGCACAAAAACAACGTACTTGGCTTAAATAGCTAGAAATGTCTTTGCATGTTTTGACACTACTAGTACTCCATCTCTGAATCAACTTTTTTTTCACAATAAGAAACATACCTCATCAAATACCTCATAAACAACTTGGGCTCCCGagtgcatctcagtgcttgagacgtcactacagaccccctggttcgattccaggctgtatcaaccggccgtgattgggagtcccatagggcggcgcacaattggcccagcgtcgtccgggtttggccggtgtaggccgtcattgtaaataagaatttgttcttaactgacttgcctagttaaataaaggtaaacaaataaatacatttaacatttcagtcatttagcagatactcatatccagagcgacttacggtagtagtgagtacatacattttccccATACTggacccccatgggaatcgaacccacaaccctggcgttgcaaaagccatgctctaccacctgAGCCACACATTTACTGTAACATGTTCTCGGTGGTTCTGTTCAGGTGGAGGGGAAagcaataacaaataataattatGCACAGCAAATTTCTCGCTTCATTATGATATTGTTGAGCTGGAATCTCATGTTTTTTAaagatactgataactactgCAGTTATTACAAAGATATAAATATGAGGCTATGTGCAGTAAGGGAGGAAAATCATTTTTCCAATTTCCAACAGTCGTTGAAAGgtattgtaatgacctgactagatcataaaagaacaactgtccagacagaggattgagtttacgaatggacggtttattaaaccaactttacacaggctactgtttggccgtagcccacgccaaatgaatgaaagataacccacaagccaatcgtgaccttctcttgtgaagcccagacgtaaagagagagaacaaaggctaaacctggtcttaacttccaatgctccatccccctgcccaacccccctccacgccactccgccaaccgccaggatgcccggcatcagaacattccgggcattcccgtgattggcagatagcaggttgattgacatgtcggaccccgcgaacactgggtactggtaggtacaacacaaccatctactagcctaacacataacacacagctgtctgtgcgggtcgctacacagcccccccaccacaaagtccctcgtccccgagggaacaaacaaagtctctgaagcgacccggaggtctcctttgcctgcgtggctgtgatggccgcagagtgcccctctgggaaccaggggatgaaggcaaggacatggggacaaggaagcgggaacgggtaatacagtccgtggctctggggaaccacgcggtgacacagggggagtgggctgtctggagccttgtctgcggcacctgggggtgggtgcctggagaatgtcattgccagagaggggaattgtgggggttcctgtggtttggggagaagaggcccctctatatggggctaacctgtcccggtgcagtgtcacctttctccccctgggaggaagctgcacccggtaaacaacctcccctaccctctccaggacactgcagggtcccacccagtgactgtccaacttggg encodes:
- the LOC121558375 gene encoding 2-hydroxyacyl-CoA lyase 2 isoform X1, with protein sequence MEITTAMGCSVGFAFGGLVFVAYKLGLLYQLFHKTETQSPRHGGESVAEVLRAHGVKFVFTLVGGHISPILVACEKLGIRIVDTRHEATAVFAADAVARLSGTVGVAAVTAGPGLTNTVTAVKNAQMAESPLLLIGGAAGTLLQGRGALQDIDQMSLFKPLCKFCASVRSVREIVPTVRKALAIAQSGTPGPVFIEFPIDTLYPFHLVSKEFGVKNPPKGIMGKVVTWYLHNHLKNLFAGAWETRDLSPLPVHIPHATDNQVQKCIELVSRAKKPVILLGSQATLPPTPADDIRAALESLGIPCFLGGMSRGMLGRDSPLHIRQNRRDALKYADLVLLAGTVCDFRLSYGRVLNRHSKIIAVNRDKTQLLKNSDMFWKPTVAIQGDAGSFLLRLSKGLMGHKCPEDWPQSLKAGDVTKEKANRGKADEKTDRHLNPLSVLHRVDELMADDSIIVADGGDFVGSAAYIMRPRGPLRWLDPGAFGTLGVGGGFALGAKLCRPESEVWIIYGDGSLGYSVAEFDTFTRHKTPVIALVGNDACWSQISREQVPILGSNVACGLAFTDYHIVADGYGGKGTVIGREDEDKLDDIIKEAQKETREGRATLLNVLIGKTNFREGSISV
- the LOC121558375 gene encoding 2-hydroxyacyl-CoA lyase 2 isoform X2; this encodes MEITTAMGCSVGFAFGGLVFVAYKLGLLYQLFHKTETQSPRHGGESVAEVLRAHGVKFVFTLVGGHISPILVACEKLGIRIVDTRHEATAVFAADAVARLSGTVGVAAVTAGPGLTNTVTAVKNAQMAESPLLLIGGAAGTLLQGRGALQDIDQMSLFKPLCKFCASVRSVREIVPTVRKALAIAQSGTPGPVFIEFPIDTLYPFHLVSKEFGVKNPPKGIMGKVVTWYLHNHLKNLFAGAWETRDLSPLPVHIPHATDNQVQKCIELVSRAKKPVILLGSQATLPPTPADDIRAALESLGIPCFLGGMSRGMLGRDSPLHIRQNRRDALKYADLVLLAGTVCDFRLSYGRVLNRHSKIIAVNRDKTQLLKNSDMFWKPTVAIQGDAGSFLLRLSKGLMGHKCPEDWPQSLKAGDVTKEKANRGKADEKTDRHLNPLSVLHRVDELMADDSIIVADGGDFVGSAAYIMRPRGPLRWLDPGAFGTLGVGGGFALGAKLCRPESETQDASNCSGGERCLLEPDLQGAGSHPGQQCGLWPGLHRLPHSCRWLRRQGHRHWSRRRGQAG